The stretch of DNA TTAATCGAATTATCCGTTCGTCATTTGCAGGTGAAAGTGCTGGTAAAATCTACGACGAAAGTAAAAGATTTGATGTTGTCGTGCGTATGAATCAGGACAATCGAGCTGATATTACTGATGTTAGTAATTTATTTATTCCGTTGCCAAATGGTCAGCAAGTACCACTTTCGCAAGTTGCCGCGGTCGATTATGAACAAGGTCCGGTACAAGTAACCCGCGAAGATGGTAAACGTAGAATTACCGTTGGATTAAACGTTCGTGGCCGCGATATTAAAAGCGTTGTTGAGGAAATCCAGCAAAAATTAGATAAAAGTTATAAACTTCCTGCGGGTTATTATGTAACCTATGGCGGACAGTTCGAAAACCTGATTGAAGCAACCAAACGACTTTCGATTGCGCTGCCAATTGCTTTGGGCTTAATATTAGTGTTGCTTTATTTCACTTTCAAAAGTTTCAAACAAGCAGGATTAATTTTTACAGCAATTCCGTTATCGGCAATTGGTGGCGTTTTTGCGCTCTGGATGCGCGGAATGCCGTTTAGTATTTCGGCTGGAATTGGTTTTATAGCATTATTCGGAATCGCCGTTTTAAACGGAATCGTACTGATTTCGTGTTTCAATCAATTGAAAGCAGATGGAGTACTAGATCCGCTGCAAAGAGTTTTAATTGGAACAAAAACCAGATTACGTCCCGTTTTAATGACTGCAGCTGTAGCGTCATTAGGATTTTTGCCAATGGCATTATCAACAAGCGGCGGAGCAGAAGTACAGAAACCTCTGGCAACAGTTGTAATTGGAGGTTTAGCCTCGGCAACTTTGTTAACCTTAATCGTTTTACCGATTTTGTATTTATTACTGGAGCGAAAGTTTAACCACAAAGAGCACGAAGATTTACGCAAAGAGCGCCAAGAAAATTAAAAAGATTAAAAGGATTTTGTTTCACGCAGATTCTGCAGATTAAAGCAGATTTAAATTAAAATATTATAAAAAATAATCTGCGTATATCTGCTTAAATCTTTTAAAAATCTGCGTGAAATAAATATGTAGGTGAACAAATTAAATAAGAAAAAATGAATTCAACATATAATATAAACACAAACCCCTTTGCGAACTTCGCGAATCTTCCTTTGCGAACTTTGCGGTTAATCACGTTCCTATTGGTTAGCACAATTTCGCAAGCACAAGAAAAAATCAGTCTTGAGAAAGCTATAGAACTTGCCAAATCAAACAATATCGACTTAAAAATTGCCGATAAAGAAATAGAAAAACAAACCGTTTTAAAAAAGACTGCATTTCAGCCGGATCCGCTTCAGGTGCAATATCAGGGAGGACAATTTAACAGCGCCGATTTCGATCACAATGTTTCGGTTCAGCAGTTTTTCCCAATAGGGAACATTACTAAAGCTAATAGACAATTGCAGGAAGAACTGGTAAAACTGGCCGAAAAACGAAAAGCTTTATCATCTTACGAAATAGAAAAAGCGGTAACATTGGCTTATTATCAGTATTTGTATGGCGTTTCGATTCAGAAATTGAACTCGGAATTAAATGATATTTATACCAAATTCCTAAAGAATGCAGAACTTCGTTTTAAAACGGGAGAAAGTGGAGATATTGAAGTTATTAGCGCTAAAGCGAAAGTAAAAGAGATTGAAACCCAAAAGGCGCAATTAGAATATGATTTGGCGATTTACCAAAAGCAATTGCAATTTTTTATTCAGACAGATGAAAACATTGTTCCTGACGATAAAACTTCATTACAATATTCAATTTTGAAGGAAGAAGGAAATTCAAAAGCAGAAGGTTTAATAACTGATTTTTACCAACAGCAGATTTCAGTTTATCAAAAAGAAACCAATACCTATAAAGCAATGCGAACGCCTAAATTAGGATTGGGATATTTTGCACAAACGATCAATACGGAATCTTTATTTCAGGGTTTTACGGCCGGATTGCAAATTCCGTTGTTTGGTGGCGTAAATTCGGCGAAAGCCAAAGCTTCTGAGATCAGTATTTCGCAATCGCAATTAGCTTTAGATAAAAACAAATTAGCACTGAATCTGCAAAAACAAGAATTGCAAAATAACTTCGCGAAACAGCAAAAAGCATTAAACTATTATCAGAAAGAAGGTTTGCAATATGCAGATCAGATTATTAATACGGCGCAAAAAAGTTATGCCAATGGC from uncultured Flavobacterium sp. encodes:
- a CDS encoding TolC family protein; protein product: MNSTYNINTNPFANFANLPLRTLRLITFLLVSTISQAQEKISLEKAIELAKSNNIDLKIADKEIEKQTVLKKTAFQPDPLQVQYQGGQFNSADFDHNVSVQQFFPIGNITKANRQLQEELVKLAEKRKALSSYEIEKAVTLAYYQYLYGVSIQKLNSELNDIYTKFLKNAELRFKTGESGDIEVISAKAKVKEIETQKAQLEYDLAIYQKQLQFFIQTDENIVPDDKTSLQYSILKEEGNSKAEGLITDFYQQQISVYQKETNTYKAMRTPKLGLGYFAQTINTESLFQGFTAGLQIPLFGGVNSAKAKASEISISQSQLALDKNKLALNLQKQELQNNFAKQQKALNYYQKEGLQYADQIINTAQKSYANGDMSYWSYISFLNQAIDIKKQYTEATHNYNQSAIELQFPTIKNN